Part of the Vigna radiata var. radiata cultivar VC1973A chromosome 11, Vradiata_ver6, whole genome shotgun sequence genome is shown below.
TTCCGCCATAGCATTGGAGTGGGCCATGTCGAATTTGTTGAACAATCCGGAAGTGTTGGAAAAAGCAAGGATTGAATTGGACACCCTGATTGGAGAAGAGTGTTTGATGAAGGAAGAGGATGTAAGCAAATTGCACTACCTTCAGAATATAATCACTGAGACTCTGCGATTGCATCCTCCAGCGCCAATGCTATTGCCTCATTTCTCCTTTGAAGATTGCACTGTGGGAGGGTATGATGTACCAGGTAACACCATATTAATGGTGAATGCATGGGCCATACATAGGGATCCGGAGCTGTGGGTTGACCCAACAAGCTTCAAGCCGGAGAGGTTTGAGGATGGTCCTATAGACGAAAACAAGCTAATGCCTTTTGGGTTGGGGAGGAGAGCGTGTCCCGGTGCAGCCATGGCACAAAAAACTTTGAACTTGACTTTGGGTTCGTTGATTCAATGCTTTGAATGGGAAAGGATCGGAGAAGAGGAAGTTGACATGACCGAAGGACGGGGAACTCTGGTGCCCAAGGCCATTCCATTGGAGGCCAAATGCAAAACGCGTCCAATCATCAGCAAGATATTCTGATTTTTCCCTTGATTGTTCATTTATGTACAATCACATTATCGCGTTGAATTATGCATTGGTGtgtattaattaatcatttcgAAAAATATCCAGAATGCAAGTATAATTATTATGTCTGTACTTTCCATAAAAGGGACTTGAGAGTGAAATTTAATGTGTATTCAAGTATGAGAACAAATGTATGGGTGCAATTAGATTGATTGTCTATTTGAACTAGCAAGTGCACTTGAACTACTTCGattattttcataatctttAATCATATGAGTGATATTTCTCCCATACAACAACAGTTGTACCACCACACCTCATCTCTTATAAAGAAATAGacatatataatagaaaaagcCGGTAGAAAATACAGCATTTTCACCTAGCAATAGCAGATCAAGAGCACTCGCTTCTATTTGGCTTTGAGGAGACGAAAACCTGTTACAACTTACAATATGAAAAGAACATCAGGTTATTTATTCAATTCAACATCCtacataaataacataatacatATTACGCGTGTATATAATAAACACTATTTCTCTCTACCTGATAATCATCACTGCTAGGAACCCAGTCGTTGGTGGCAGGGTTGCTTTTATATCCTCTGGGTTGGATTTCTGTTTCAACTGCATTAACATGGCTACCGGGTAACGCAATCTTATACCCACTTTCCTCACCTTCTGCTACAACCTTTATGAATCCACTCCCCGTCTGTTCAACAacgaaagcaaaaagaaaagaaaaagtccAAGAAACTGAATCGcatagaaaattttcaaaaaggtcacaaaaataaaactcagATGCTTCagtttgatttaattaattgtggATCCAGAAAGGGATTGTTCACAAACCGTGTGATGCTGTTTGTCAATGGACGCCAATTCGTTATAGTACTTCGTCTCCACAAACTCATCCTGTGCGTTCACCACCCCCTCTGTTGAAATTATATCCTGTCAATTTTAGCAGTTATCAGAAAAACACACCAAAAACACTTATTTTTCTCTGATAATTGGttgagagagacagagagagagaggttaGAGACATGAGAGCTAGATTGAAGAGATTGAAATTTATGAAGCTCCGGAATATCGTTCTTAGAGAGGGAGTGGTTAACGGCGCGTGGCGATCCGGGTTCGCTTCTGTTGGGTTTGATGGGTCGGTCGGGTTGCAAGGCATCGAAATGGGCTTTGATCTCATAAGAGATCCTCAATTGCTCTTCCGTATCCAAAATCTCGTCGCTCCGGCTGGGCTTCGTCGTCGTCAATTCCGCCATCGTCGTCATTCCGCTATTTTTCTCTACCAAAACGAACACAGAATCGGGTGGTGAATGCTATATACGTGTTAAAGAGAGAACGTAGGGGTAGAAAGGACAATGAAAACGTTGAATGTAGATAGATAGTGACACAACAATATTATATGATATCGACAGCACAAAGATGAAACCATGGGCCTTCAAACATCAAACCACCGTTTTCGTAGGCATGCTTTGAATGGGCTTCAAAAAACGACTCCCAATGGAGGACACGTAAGTCTTATCATATTAATTTAtaccataataataataataattttattgaattagtCAAGTATAGTATATATATCCTTTAATCAgattaacataaatatatgcACTGGAATACTAGTacgatattttaatatttactgaAAATATTTACActgtaaaatatttcaaaatgattaattaaactaaacaaTATCATTCGCTTAAATAGCGTACTTACATGCATTCGGCACGAGTCACATAGAAATCACTTGATTTGGTGAATTTACGTACTCAGTTTTAGTTTCTGCATTATTGCCATGGATGCTGGTATAAGTTAAAAGAATGTCCAAGTTGTTATTTCATgtgcagaagaagaagatatttttgttgtgaGAAAATATACACGAACATCTAAATATGATATTGACAAAGTTTAcagaaattttgatatatatacaACTTATATGTATTACATAAGCgggtaaagaaataaaatgacgGTAGCGGTGATGATTAATGACCGGAACCTCTGGTGCTTGGCCCTGAAGACATGGTGGTGACTTGAGTCTGAATCAAAAGACGGGTTCTTATAGTGTTGGGTTTGTGTTTGGTGAGTGAAAGTGTAAACTGTGGTTGATCCTTGATAGGTTTATGATGAGTGAGGTTTTGTTGTGATGGAAGGAGTCTAGAATTTACAAGGGTTGGCATTGTGACGACGAACACTGTGAGAAGTAGCATAAGTGAAATAGAGAGTCTCATTGATGTTCTTGTGTTTGGCTGAATTGTTGGCTTCAAAACTCTTTGTAAGTGGCATATGAGTGTTTATACCCAAATAAAGAGACGTGGGGGGACACAAAATATTACTTTTGGCATCTTGAACGACCGAGCCAAACCAATGGTGTTTGCTTTTGAAGTTAATGAACGGTGGAGGGCTTTGTTTGGGTGGGACCCGTCAAGGGATGTTTGGGTGGATGAAGAGTTTCTGAATACAAAATGAATCACTATTCATGGACATTCCTAAAGATATgggaaaacaagaaaaattaaataaataaaatatttcactaTTTCAAATATCAACAAGCACTCATTAAATAAGGGAAATAAATCaatgtcaaatatttttaatgaataaaattcatgTTGTGGAAGTCAATACAGTGAAATTGCAgctcattataaaatatatttaagtatgaTTGAAGTATGaatataatctaaattttaGCCTTGGTTCTTAATTGATAGGTTATCGaaagtttaataaaacataaacagACTTACTTTAACAGATTTATCTGAAAATCCAATTGATTAtttgtaaatagttttataaatgtcttttaattagatattcttaattattttattttttggtgaaCCATTAGCCTAATTGCTTAAATAATGGTCCAATTGCAGTCAATATCGTTTAATCTGGTTTGACGAGCGTTTAACCTGGATAGACTGATCGGTCTTAGATGTTAACCGTTCGACTCAGATATCATACTATACATATTGTAGTGTATGAGGATCGATTAGGTAGGAGGGAAGATCAGTTGGTCAAGTGAGCCGATCGGTGGCGTAAGGAGATTGATCGGGTGGGAGGCTGAGATCATCGACCATGAAAGAGAAGGGAAGAAATCCAACGTGGAGTAGCAGACAGATCTTGGGGGCGATAATCTCGGATGCATGCGTGGCAGTTGCACTTAGCGGGCGAAATATCCGGGATTATGGGTTGACGGTTGCGGGTAATTCACAGTTCAGAGTTATGTCTAAAGCCTATAAATACAGAAATGGTTGACCAGGTAAACTACTTTGGATCTAATTACTTTCACCTTGGATATTACTGTGATCTcgctaacttgagcgtcggagtactAACGTGCAAGTCGCACCCGTTCAGACGTGAAGAAAGATCGATCGGAGTGTCCAATCAAAGTAGTCGGTTTGAGTTTTATCTCGGGACCTACATCTGAAACACATATATTAAAAGATAGGTTTaatgatgtatttttttttatttaaggtgGGGAGACTTAAACCTTTGACAGTGTAAAATGTGAGTAGAGAATATTTCTATTTGGCTGGGAAACAAAGAGGATCTTTGGTTCCAAGATTTGAGTGCAAATGTTTGAATGTTAAGGGTGGAAAAGTGAGTAGCAGATGCAAAAGTAACGGTGGAATCAATGTGGAAGGGTCATTAGCGACTAGCAGTAAACTGAGTATTTGTACTTGGGTTCACATTCCCCTAACAATCAAAAAGATTGCGAGATtctctattatttttctcaCGTGGATGCCCAGTTTTAAGATCATATTTCACTGGTTCTCctgcattttaatatttaatcattgtcaaatatcaattattttattgttctataatatttaaaactatcacatcaaataaaatcaatttataatatataattaaatataaattttattttacaactgatttcttaaaattaaaggATAGATATTTggtcaaaatttattaaaggaTTATCAACTACATCAAATAGAATACTGCAACTAGCCAATTCTACACTTTAGAATATTTGTATTAGATATCTcctacattttaatattaactttttggTTATTATTGACATTCGTGAACATTAAACTAATATTACACATATTCTCATTCACgacatattattaaaaacagttcacatttttttcatcaaactGAGTTATTTATAACTTATCAATTAAACGCATTATATACATACAATTAATCAAGTAATATTTGTAAATAGTTTATTTACTTATGCACATTTATACAAACATTTTAATCcctttcaattgaaaaattagactaaagatattattttttagacaTGGTTCATTTCTATAGTAAAATTCAATCCATCAAgcgaataaaattataaaaatatctaaattgttTTTGGATGTTGTTAGTCGAATTcgatatattaatttaaattgttttgaatttatAGTTTGTATGgttatttattgaatttcttttgcGACAATTGATGGACGACAAAATGGTGTATCCAATTTCAGGACACGCAGAATCCTCATTCGTGGTCTCAATcgtatttcaaaaattaaaggaAAGGGCCTCCCCTTTACGAATCTGCCTTTTTTCTTCGCCGAAAGTTACATTTATTTTTCCTCAACACCTTATATTGCTTCAACTAAAGAGCTagaatactatttatttatttaatttttattattattattaaattattcatataagaataccacaaaattaattataaaactaacaGTGCTTATAATCTGTGATACACAAACTATACGAATGcattttcttaaaacatttgaaaaatatgttacgtaagtaattattttagaaatttttaaattttctcttgTTGTTCTATCTCAGTTCATATCAACCACGATgtgaa
Proteins encoded:
- the LOC106778043 gene encoding uncharacterized protein LOC106778043 isoform X2, giving the protein MTTMAELTTTKPSRSDEILDTEEQLRISYEIKAHFDALQPDRPIKPNRSEPGSPRAVNHSLSKNDIPELHKFQSLQSSSHDIISTEGVVNAQDEFVETKYYNELASIDKQHHTTGSGFIKVVAEGEESGYKIALPGSHVNAVETEIQPRGYKSNPATNDWVPSSDDYQL
- the LOC106778043 gene encoding uncharacterized protein LOC106778043 isoform X1, with translation MTTMAELTTTKPSRSDEILDTEEQLRISYEIKAHFDALQPDRPIKPNRSEPGSPRAVNHSLSKNDIPELHKFQSLQSSSHDIISTEGVVNAQDEFVETKYYNELASIDKQHHTTGSGFIKVVAEGEESGYKIALPGSHVNAVETEIQPRGYKSNPATNDWVPSSDDYQVFVSSKPNRSECS